The Numenius arquata chromosome 6, bNumArq3.hap1.1, whole genome shotgun sequence sequence GCTGGTTTTGGGAAGTTGTGGGAGTCTtcgctcttccttcccctctcttctgtgGGACTCCCTGTTTGTGAGAGGGGACCTTGGTGGGAGGAGGTGTGTTTTGTACATTCTTCCTCTTGTTTGGGGTTTGGCGCATCTTCTGGGTTGTTGCccttgaaggaaagagaagaaaggtgagCAACGGCCATTAAAaagagctctgcacagggctgatCAGCACAACTGGAAATGTCGATCATTTCCTATGTAGCAGCGCCCGATACACTGAACGTTGCCTATCAAGTGTCGTCACAGATCACCCACAAGAAACGTCAGCTATTTAGCTAGGAGACCACTGTTGCTCCTGCATTATCAACCTGTTGGTGACTGTTGGCCTAGAGCTTTGGCTAGAGCAGACTAGGCAGTCCCTCCAGGGATCACAGGTCCCAAAGCTTTGACTTGGGAGACAGTAAAGGACATTGGGACAAGTGATCCTTTTGGACTGGTCAGCTTCAACTTTTCATATCCGTTTGCTAAAGACTCACTTTTTCAGGTGGGGCGTTTGGGCTGGGAGCTCTCTTGCGATCCACGCCGGAATCCCTGTATTTCACAGCGCCTCCAGTATTGCTGGTCTTCTCCGGGTCTTCCAGGAGAGAGATGAGCTGCTGCCACTGAAGGAACTGGTGGTCTTGCCGTTCCGGTGGGGCACAGAGCTCCAGGTAATAGCAACGGCCACTTGCTAATTTTAACTGGAGGTGGTGCTTCTCTGTGCTGTGGACGGAGAGCTCCACAAACTCCAAGGGGAGGACCCTgtaaaaaaccaagagaaactcACGATTGAGCACAAGCGAGGGAGATTCCTCTCACAGGAGAACTTGTGTCTGTCAGACCTACAGACAGAGCAAGAGTACACGTGAGAAACCGGACTGGGAAGCAGCTGCCGAGCGGATCTGGACACTCTTCTTCCGAGCGCCTCTAGCCGCTTGTGGAAGAAACGCTGGGCAGCAGCGCACAGAACGGAGGCCGAGGAAGTCGGCCTCTTTACGGTGGCCTTTATTCCACTGCCTTATTCCCCAACAATCCTGCACCCGCAAGCTTCTTACCggcttcctgcttctgctctggtgtttagaaaaagggttattaagcattcctAGTTATCCTCTATCTATACGCCTGTGCGCAGCGGTGGTGGCCCGAAGCCGTGGCCGGAGTGGGACCTGAAGGGGTGTACTTCCACTGAAGGCATTCTCCTACCTTTGCCGTGCTAGTGCTGGGACAAAAAGTCAGTGCAAATACGAGGtctcttaatattaaaagtgacCCCCAAAAGGAGGAGAACGCTATATGGAAACGGGAAAGACTATTTCCTATTTCGTACTTACTCTCCAAAGAAATAGTTAGCCCCTCTCAGAGTTAACTGACCTGCTAAGTTCTAGCTGTTGAGATGGCTGCTCTGAGAGACGCTGGAAGTTTGCCGTCGTTTCCTGTGGGCACACGGGCACCTCGCGGGCTACCAGCATTGCACTGGGCACTTCTGAACCGACAGCACAGATGCCGATGGTCACGCAGCTGGCTCGGTTATGGACAGAAATTGGATCTCCTCTTTCATTAACCTggacgacaacaacaaaaagccccatCAACACTCCCATTTGCCGTACGATCTCTCCGAGAATATGCTACCAGTACATTTCATGCTCGTCTGGCTTGGGGGCCCTACGGCTTAGGTACTGCGTTG is a genomic window containing:
- the LOC141465886 gene encoding uncharacterized protein; translated protein: MNPKCDFKSVCSSQAPVEGDLQRFLRQGEYPPFASAQVFESKFVEVNERGDPISVHNRASCVTIGICAVGSEVPSAMLVAREVPVCPQETTANFQRLSEQPSQQLELSRVLPLEFVELSVHSTEKHHLQLKLASGRCYYLELCAPPERQDHQFLQWQQLISLLEDPEKTSNTGGAVKYRDSGVDRKRAPSPNAPPEKGNNPEDAPNPKQEEECTKHTSSHQGPLSQTGSPTEERGRKSEDSHNFPKPAREVNTKQPKKERPGDTKKGKSPRTAKSPRKDKSPKKEKNPRTDKSPNKEKSPRTEKRKGESKTRTTTMKQKSEEKPQSSGDGKSGSRLLRILSPVIRRWEGRKEKKAKDPGPQVQADKEKTDTRQKRLPRWLKFCS